The following are encoded in a window of Candidatus Neomarinimicrobiota bacterium genomic DNA:
- a CDS encoding elongation factor P → MATTADFRNGMVIDHKAGLWKIVEFLHVKPGKGPAFVRTRLKNIRTGQVVD, encoded by the coding sequence GTGGCGACGACCGCAGATTTTCGCAATGGGATGGTTATAGACCATAAGGCAGGCTTGTGGAAGATTGTGGAGTTTCTTCACGTGAAGCCCGGGAAGGGGCCGGCCTTTGTCCGCACCAGGTTGAAGAATATCCGCACCGGCCAGGTAGTGGACGA